The genomic stretch GATAAACTACTGGACAACCCGTGCCACCAGAGAGGTGGTTGCACGGGTTGTGTTGTTGTACTGAAAATTAGTTTTCAGACTTTTCGGACTTAGCTTTGTTGTCGACAACCTCAGCGGTGACAACATCGTCCTTATCGTCTTCCTTCTTACTATCGCTCTTCATACCCTCGACTTCGGACTTGAAGATACGCATCGACTGACCAAGACTACGTGCCATACCTGGGAGCTTGGGAGCACCGAAGAGCAGAACGATGAGGAGGATGACTACGATAATAGTTGCCGGGTGACTGAACAACTGACCCATAAGGTATGAACCTTTCTGTGCTTAGAGCAGGTCTCCGATATTTTGAGGTTGGCCGAGTCGATCTCGTCGGGAGACCCGTCGCTTGATTCGCTCAGACCTGCGTGTCTGTTTTCCTTGTTCGTATTCATTGTACGCCGTGGTTACCGGGGTAAAAATCCCTAGGCTTTGCTCGTCAGGCAATTTTCGGCGGGTATTCGCTTGCGCTTCATCGAAACGAGTTTCGACGGATTCCATCCATGTTGCTACAAGATCGAGTAGCATGAAGCCCCTTGTGAGTGCACGATATACGAACCACGCTAAAAACGCTAGAGAACCTATCGTTAAGGTGCCCCATAGTAATACCCAAAACCACCACGGCATAGGAATTATTATACAAGGTTGTTATTCTACTTATAGATGTCTGGGCGTGTCTTTCGCAGATATCTACGCTAGAAGCGACATCAGACGATCTATAAGTAGAGACCGTACAGGTTCTGGCTCAAGAATCTCTAGAGCACCTCCATACGCTACAACGAAATGCAATATTTGCTCAAGGCCTGCCTCGCTTTCACCAGGATAGTAGTGCAGCTCATGGTAAATCAAGGGCGTTTCAGGTTTAGAAGGCTGGGATCGTGAAACGTGAGTACTCCGCCGTTTCAAAGTACGGATAGTATTCTCTCGCCGCTCTGTTCTGAGACTTTCAACGTGGATTTTGACTCGAACATAAGGGTGTTCTGTATTTGTCTGTTGCTGCCGAGACCAAAGATGCGGGGTGTTGGGAATCTTAGCGGCGACGGCCTGATGGCTTTTACCGCCAAGCCGCGCATTTCTAATACGGTCAAGAGCAAAATTTCGCCAGGCATTAGAATCGGCAGCTTCACGCCACAGCCCATGCAGATAAAAACGATTATTTTCAAAGATCAGTGAGCAAGTATCAACGGTGCGCTGCACCCCTGCATAGTCAAAAATAAGGGTTCGTTTCTGAGAGACTGCCCGATGTATTAAAGGAATAAGATGGTGTTCAGGAGCGAAAATTAGGCTTCCGCGCAAGCGCTCAGCATCCTTTGGGTAGCTCACCAACAGCAGCTCACGAATTTTGGAAACGCGTGCATCGTCTGGGTAGAGAACCTCAGCAGCCGACACTGAAAAGAAAAGCATGGCACGCTCTAAAGCTGACAGAGGAACGCCCTGATAAATCGGATCGTCACATGAATAGGTTAGCTCGGCATATAGTTCACGACCCTGACGAAGCGGAAAGACTATAGGGACTGCAAGATCCAACTCTGCAGCTCCGTAATCCTCGCAGACATTGG from Rothia dentocariosa ATCC 17931 encodes the following:
- the tatA gene encoding Sec-independent protein translocase subunit TatA; translation: MGQLFSHPATIIVVILLIVLLFGAPKLPGMARSLGQSMRIFKSEVEGMKSDSKKEDDKDDVVTAEVVDNKAKSEKSEN